A genomic segment from Tolypothrix sp. NIES-4075 encodes:
- a CDS encoding PD-(D/E)XK nuclease family protein codes for MPFNTELLPRINAKSVRENGKQYYVDAKGSRFPSVTTILNATKPKEERDRLFNWKARVGTEEATRITTTASRRGTQTHKQIERYLLGENPICPEGSLPYWESIKPILEELDTVKLIEGSVFHYDLSYSGKVDCVANYKGIPCICEWKTADKPKNSIERLYEYPLQLVAYMGAVNDYYRDYNIKLNHALLVVAIPEMPAEVFWFDSEAMNNYWEQWQKRVAEYWKNKY; via the coding sequence ATGCCATTTAATACCGAACTACTACCCCGTATTAATGCCAAATCCGTCCGGGAAAATGGTAAACAATATTATGTAGATGCTAAAGGAAGTCGCTTTCCGAGTGTGACAACTATACTTAATGCCACGAAACCAAAAGAAGAACGTGACAGACTATTCAACTGGAAAGCACGTGTAGGTACAGAAGAAGCTACTCGCATTACCACAACCGCAAGTCGTCGGGGAACTCAAACTCACAAACAAATTGAGCGCTATTTACTTGGTGAAAATCCGATTTGTCCGGAAGGAAGTCTTCCTTATTGGGAGAGTATCAAACCGATTTTAGAAGAACTTGACACAGTGAAACTGATTGAAGGTTCAGTTTTTCACTATGATTTGAGCTATTCGGGTAAAGTTGATTGTGTTGCTAATTATAAAGGCATTCCCTGCATTTGCGAGTGGAAAACAGCAGACAAACCGAAAAATTCAATTGAGCGTTTATATGAGTATCCATTGCAACTTGTAGCGTATATGGGAGCCGTAAACGATTATTATCGAGATTATAATATTAAGTTAAATCATGCTTTATTAGTGGTAGCGATTCCAGAAATGCCGGCTGAGGTATTTTGGTTTGATTCAGAAGCAATGAATAATTACTGGGAACAGTGGCAAAAGCGAGTTGCTGAATATTGGAAAAATAAATACTAG